A genomic window from Yoonia rosea includes:
- a CDS encoding AbiJ-NTD4 domain-containing protein: MSDFAERFGYRPVKVELDEQEMPKSLRSGLWDIMRHYYLCEVAERDIIGQVTGYGRSFDAVTYKVWFHFFKESVDERPRSPLVALDTLRDFFFRRPFFEAYGLLEFLAKSGPSEDYVRDDFPSQCNEIFERERAQFRFAGRILVKVTDDAELSEVAQAMSDNPSTSVKVHIQRAAELYSDATSPDFRNSIKESISAVEAAVSYVTGERPGGVSKPLKRIMESYSLHPALRDGFEKLYAYSSDANGIRHALMEEENLKLEDAKYMLVACSAFSNYLVSIKAREG; encoded by the coding sequence GTGAGTGATTTTGCGGAACGATTTGGTTATCGTCCAGTAAAGGTTGAACTTGACGAGCAAGAGATGCCCAAATCTCTTAGGTCCGGGCTTTGGGACATAATGAGGCATTACTATCTTTGTGAAGTAGCTGAGCGTGACATTATTGGCCAAGTAACGGGATACGGTCGAAGTTTTGACGCAGTAACTTACAAGGTTTGGTTTCACTTTTTCAAAGAGTCTGTAGACGAAAGACCTAGAAGTCCTTTGGTTGCTTTAGATACTTTGCGCGACTTTTTTTTCAGAAGACCGTTCTTCGAAGCTTATGGTTTGTTGGAGTTTCTAGCTAAGAGTGGTCCTAGTGAAGATTACGTGAGAGATGACTTTCCAAGTCAATGCAATGAAATATTTGAACGAGAACGTGCTCAATTTCGCTTTGCAGGACGCATTCTTGTAAAAGTTACCGACGATGCTGAACTTTCGGAAGTAGCTCAGGCAATGTCGGACAATCCTTCAACATCCGTCAAAGTGCACATTCAACGAGCCGCCGAATTGTACAGTGATGCGACATCGCCTGATTTTAGAAATAGCATCAAGGAGTCTATTTCTGCGGTCGAGGCCGCTGTGTCATACGTAACCGGAGAACGGCCAGGTGGTGTATCTAAACCGCTGAAGAGAATTATGGAGTCCTATTCGCTGCATCCAGCCCTACGTGACGGTTTTGAGAAGTTGTACGCTTATAGTTCTGATGCAAACGGCATTCGTCATGCTTTGATGGAAGAAGAGAATCTAAAATTGGAGGACGCGAAATACATGTTGGTGGCATGTAGCGCTTTTTCTAACTACCTCGTCTCTATCAAGGCCAGAGAAGGTTAG
- the thyX gene encoding FAD-dependent thymidylate synthase, translated as MPITPDQQAEIDTLRSNAKPTLRAVSEGMEGHLYKAYDVLDHGFIRVIDYMGDDAAICQAARVSYGKGTKSVQNDEGLIRYLMRHWHSTPFEMCEIKLHVKLPVFVARQWIRHRTANVNEYSARYSILDREFYIPEPDKLAAQSVINNQGRGEALTGEEAARVLEYLKGDAARCYDHYAEMISDDGQQGLARELARMNLPANIYTQWYWKVDLHNLFHFLRLRADSHAQYEIRVYAEEICKVVADWVPAAYGAFEDYRMGGATLSSKAIDCVRRMLKGEEVTQETSGMSKGEWREFEGIIG; from the coding sequence ATGCCCATCACCCCAGACCAACAGGCCGAAATCGACACACTCCGCAGCAATGCCAAACCCACATTGCGCGCGGTGTCCGAAGGGATGGAAGGGCACCTGTACAAAGCCTATGACGTGCTCGACCACGGGTTCATCCGCGTGATCGACTATATGGGCGATGATGCGGCGATCTGTCAGGCGGCGCGCGTGTCCTATGGCAAGGGCACCAAATCGGTCCAGAACGACGAAGGGCTGATCCGCTACCTGATGCGGCACTGGCACTCGACCCCCTTCGAGATGTGCGAGATCAAGCTGCACGTCAAACTGCCCGTCTTTGTCGCCCGCCAATGGATCCGGCACCGCACGGCCAACGTCAACGAATACTCGGCGCGCTATTCGATCCTCGACCGCGAATTCTATATCCCCGAACCCGACAAACTCGCCGCGCAATCGGTGATCAACAATCAGGGCAGGGGCGAGGCGCTGACCGGCGAGGAAGCGGCCCGCGTGCTGGAATACCTCAAAGGCGACGCCGCGCGCTGCTATGACCACTATGCCGAGATGATCTCGGATGACGGCCAACAGGGCCTCGCCCGCGAACTCGCCCGCATGAACCTGCCCGCCAACATCTATACGCAATGGTACTGGAAGGTGGACCTGCACAACCTGTTCCACTTCCTGCGCCTGCGCGCCGACAGCCACGCCCAATACGAAATCCGCGTCTACGCCGAGGAAATCTGTAAAGTCGTCGCCGACTGGGTGCCCGCCGCCTACGGCGCGTTTGAGGACTACCGCATGGGCGGCGCCACACTCTCGTCTAAGGCGATTGACTGCGTGCGCCGTATGCTTAAGGGTGAAGAGGTCACGCAAGAGACCTCTGGGATGAGCAAGGGGGAATGGCGGGAGTTTGAAGGGATTATTGGGTGA
- a CDS encoding surface lipoprotein assembly modifier, with product MKHICLTIALALLGASAYAQTTVDLSIDQARNIATQALLSDDPALALQIAEAVLAQRPDDRTALIVIAAAAPRLGDAARGRAAGARAFAVSQNDAQRYEAARLTALAAANDQRYTLATFWLRRALTVAPNEQERNRTLNDARGVSRLNPWSTGLSFSLAPSNNVNGGAEDEASTAPGNPTGTLSADAQAISGWRAVLAFNTNYRLHQSRQSRTTVGAQYRGTRVRITDDIDIPDEAFTTDYSEVSLRHERALENGTLSLRATRGLYEYRDLSGPSGAQVVDDEYYDIWRLGIDRQVPLNAQTVLSFSVGRERLDYQNVGIGEVNRVTVGTGLARQLASRDRIGGNITLVDNKGDNVNYTSRDLTLSGNYRWAEPLGPITLGLGGGFRWSDYPDYNLLFAVTGGRQDRTVFANADIGFPQISYAGFTPGLRIDANRTDSNVSRFDRTTFSASLTISSQF from the coding sequence ATGAAACATATATGTCTTACAATCGCGCTGGCCCTTCTGGGGGCCAGCGCTTATGCGCAAACGACAGTTGATTTAAGCATCGACCAAGCGCGCAACATTGCGACACAGGCGCTGTTGTCAGACGACCCCGCCCTTGCCCTTCAAATCGCAGAGGCCGTTCTAGCCCAGCGCCCCGATGACCGCACCGCCCTGATCGTTATTGCAGCCGCCGCGCCGCGGCTGGGCGATGCCGCCCGTGGACGTGCCGCAGGTGCGCGCGCCTTTGCCGTGTCCCAAAACGATGCACAAAGATACGAGGCCGCCCGCCTGACCGCCTTGGCCGCCGCAAATGACCAGCGCTATACGCTTGCCACATTCTGGTTGCGCCGCGCCCTGACGGTTGCACCCAATGAGCAAGAGCGTAACCGCACTCTGAATGACGCCCGTGGCGTGAGCCGTCTGAACCCGTGGTCTACGGGGCTTTCATTTTCGCTCGCGCCTTCAAACAACGTGAATGGCGGGGCCGAAGATGAAGCCTCGACCGCACCTGGAAACCCGACCGGCACATTGTCAGCCGATGCGCAGGCCATCTCGGGATGGCGCGCAGTCCTTGCGTTCAACACCAATTATCGCCTGCACCAATCGCGCCAGAGCCGCACGACCGTCGGCGCGCAATATCGCGGCACACGTGTGCGCATCACTGACGACATCGACATCCCCGATGAAGCTTTCACAACCGATTACTCCGAAGTTTCCCTGCGCCATGAGCGTGCGCTCGAAAACGGCACGCTTTCCTTGCGTGCGACGCGCGGACTTTACGAATATCGCGACCTGAGTGGGCCTTCAGGTGCGCAGGTTGTCGACGACGAATACTACGACATCTGGCGTTTGGGTATCGACCGTCAGGTGCCGCTGAATGCCCAGACTGTATTATCTTTTTCGGTTGGTCGGGAACGGCTGGACTATCAGAACGTGGGTATTGGCGAAGTCAACCGCGTGACAGTTGGTACTGGCCTTGCGCGCCAACTCGCAAGCCGCGACCGTATCGGTGGCAACATCACACTGGTTGATAACAAGGGCGACAACGTAAACTACACATCGCGGGATCTGACGCTGAGCGGGAATTATCGCTGGGCTGAACCGTTGGGGCCGATCACCCTTGGCCTTGGCGGGGGATTCCGCTGGAGCGATTATCCTGATTACAACCTGTTGTTTGCCGTCACAGGCGGCCGTCAGGACCGCACGGTTTTTGCCAATGCCGATATCGGCTTTCCGCAGATATCCTATGCAGGCTTCACCCCCGGCCTGCGGATCGACGCAAACCGCACAGACAGCAACGTCAGCCGTTTCGATCGCACGACATTTTCAGCGAGCCTGACGATTTCATCGCAGTTCTAG
- the murA gene encoding UDP-N-acetylglucosamine 1-carboxyvinyltransferase, whose protein sequence is MDSIVVTGGTPLNGKIAIAGAKNAALTLMPATLLSEEPLTLTNAPRLSDIATMTALLRSLGVEVTSMQDGKVQVLSSHAMTSTTADYEIVRKMRASNLVLGPLLARHHQAIVSLPGGCAIGARPMDIHVTALEAMGAEIELKDGYLHAKAPGGLKGARVPLRFASVGATENVLMAATLAKGTTVIENAAREPEIVDLAKCLRSMGAHIEGEGTSTITIEGVDRLGAATHPVVTDRIELGTYMLAPVFAGGEVECLGGRLDLVGSFVEKLDAAGVDVSETDHGLKVKRRTDRAQAVDVTTEVFPGFPTDLQAQMMAMLCTADGTSVLEEKIFENRFMHAPELIRMGANIEVHGGVATVRGVDRLKGAPVMATDLRASVSLILAGLAAEGETTVSRIYHLDRGYEHIEEKLRGVGARIERVSA, encoded by the coding sequence ATGGATTCTATCGTGGTCACGGGCGGCACTCCGCTGAACGGCAAAATTGCGATTGCGGGGGCCAAGAATGCCGCCCTGACACTGATGCCTGCAACGTTGTTGTCAGAAGAGCCATTGACGCTGACCAACGCCCCGCGCCTGTCGGACATCGCGACGATGACCGCCCTGTTGCGGTCTTTGGGTGTGGAAGTGACCTCGATGCAGGATGGCAAGGTGCAGGTTTTGTCCAGCCATGCCATGACATCGACCACTGCGGATTATGAAATCGTGCGCAAAATGCGTGCCTCGAACCTTGTGTTGGGCCCGCTTCTGGCGCGGCATCATCAGGCGATTGTCTCCTTGCCCGGCGGCTGTGCCATCGGCGCGCGCCCGATGGATATCCATGTCACAGCACTTGAGGCGATGGGGGCAGAGATTGAATTGAAAGACGGCTATCTGCATGCCAAAGCCCCCGGCGGTTTGAAGGGCGCGCGGGTGCCGTTGCGCTTTGCCTCTGTGGGGGCGACCGAGAACGTGCTGATGGCAGCGACCTTGGCCAAAGGCACCACAGTGATCGAAAATGCCGCACGCGAGCCCGAGATCGTCGATCTGGCCAAATGCCTGCGCAGCATGGGTGCCCACATCGAGGGCGAAGGCACCAGCACGATTACCATCGAAGGTGTGGACCGTTTGGGTGCTGCGACCCACCCTGTCGTGACCGACCGGATCGAGCTTGGCACCTATATGCTGGCGCCTGTCTTTGCGGGTGGTGAAGTGGAGTGTCTGGGCGGACGCCTTGATCTGGTGGGCTCATTTGTTGAAAAACTGGATGCCGCCGGTGTGGATGTGAGCGAGACGGACCACGGCCTGAAGGTCAAACGCCGCACGGATCGTGCGCAGGCGGTGGATGTGACGACCGAAGTGTTCCCCGGTTTTCCTACCGATTTGCAGGCGCAGATGATGGCGATGCTCTGTACCGCTGACGGCACGTCAGTGCTGGAAGAAAAGATCTTTGAAAACCGCTTTATGCATGCACCAGAGCTGATCCGTATGGGGGCCAATATCGAGGTGCATGGGGGTGTCGCCACGGTGCGCGGTGTGGACCGCCTGAAAGGTGCGCCGGTGATGGCGACGGATTTGCGCGCCTCGGTGTCGCTGATCCTTGCAGGTTTGGCCGCAGAGGGCGAAACAACCGTCAGCCGGATCTATCACCTTGATCGCGGGTATGAGCATATCGAGGAAAAGCTGCGCGGTGTCGGTGCCCGAATTGAGCGGGTGTCGGCATGA
- a CDS encoding DUF2948 family protein has protein sequence MSADATFEDGREAPLRLKALDTEDLAVIAALVQDAVFPAAEMKWDRKARRFAILLNRFRWEDAPKAEKRKRSYERVQSVLAVEDVLKVQTQGVDKADADMVYSLLAIAFQPGEDGTGRVELTLAGDGAIALEVEALEVLLRDVTRPYFAPSKKAPSHPE, from the coding sequence ATGAGTGCAGATGCAACGTTTGAGGACGGGCGCGAGGCGCCTCTACGCCTGAAGGCGCTGGATACCGAGGATCTGGCGGTGATTGCCGCACTGGTGCAGGATGCGGTGTTTCCTGCAGCCGAGATGAAATGGGATCGCAAGGCGCGGCGTTTTGCGATTTTGCTCAACCGTTTTCGCTGGGAAGACGCGCCGAAGGCGGAGAAGCGCAAGCGCAGCTATGAGCGTGTGCAGTCGGTTTTGGCTGTGGAAGACGTGCTGAAGGTCCAGACCCAAGGCGTGGATAAGGCCGATGCGGATATGGTGTATTCGCTGCTCGCGATTGCGTTTCAGCCCGGTGAAGATGGCACCGGCCGTGTGGAGCTGACCCTTGCGGGCGATGGCGCGATTGCCTTGGAGGTTGAGGCCCTGGAGGTGCTGTTGCGCGACGTCACACGGCCTTACTTCGCGCCGTCAAAAAAGGCGCCGTCGCATCCCGAATAG
- the hisD gene encoding histidinol dehydrogenase: MPQFLSTTDPDFEARFAAILSAKREDSPDVDHVVAEIIADVRTRGDAAVLELTAKFDRLDLTAQSMRFTPEEIAAECAKVDNADRAALQLAADRIRAYHSRQMPEDAQWTDPDGATLGWRWTPVSAAGLYVPGGTASYPSSVLMNAIPAKVAGVQRLAIVVPTPDGVTNPLVLMAAKIAGVDEIYRIGGAQAIAALAYGTETIAPVDKITGPGNAFVAAAKRRVFGKVGIDMIAGPSEILVIADKDNDPDWIALDLLSQAEHDASAQSILITDDAAFGQAVAAAVDKRLETLERRAIAGASWRDFGAIITVRDFDEAVRLSDRIAPEHLELCTADADALSAKITHAGAIFIGGWTPEAIGDYIGGPNHVLPTARSARFSSGLSVMDFIKRTTLSRMTPDALAAIGPAAERLAISESLEAHGLSVRARLDRLNRGEP, translated from the coding sequence ATGCCACAGTTTCTATCCACCACTGATCCCGATTTCGAGGCCCGGTTTGCCGCGATCCTGAGCGCAAAGCGCGAAGACAGCCCCGATGTGGATCATGTCGTGGCAGAGATTATCGCGGATGTGCGCACGCGCGGCGATGCGGCCGTGCTGGAACTGACAGCAAAGTTTGACCGGCTCGACCTGACCGCGCAAAGCATGCGTTTCACGCCCGAAGAGATTGCGGCGGAATGTGCCAAGGTAGATAACGCCGATCGCGCCGCGTTGCAGCTCGCCGCTGACCGTATCCGCGCCTATCACAGCCGCCAGATGCCCGAAGACGCGCAGTGGACCGACCCCGACGGTGCAACATTGGGGTGGCGCTGGACGCCTGTGTCGGCAGCGGGACTTTATGTGCCGGGGGGAACGGCATCTTATCCGTCATCGGTCTTGATGAATGCGATTCCTGCAAAAGTGGCAGGCGTGCAGCGTTTGGCCATTGTCGTGCCGACACCGGACGGCGTGACCAATCCGCTGGTGTTGATGGCGGCGAAAATTGCCGGTGTGGACGAGATTTACCGGATCGGCGGCGCGCAGGCGATTGCCGCCCTTGCTTACGGGACCGAGACAATTGCGCCGGTCGACAAGATCACCGGCCCCGGCAACGCCTTTGTGGCAGCCGCCAAGCGGCGGGTGTTTGGCAAGGTGGGCATTGATATGATCGCAGGCCCGTCCGAGATTTTGGTAATTGCCGATAAGGACAATGATCCTGACTGGATCGCGCTTGATCTGCTGTCACAGGCCGAACATGACGCAAGCGCACAATCAATCCTGATCACCGATGATGCGGCTTTCGGGCAGGCTGTTGCGGCGGCCGTCGACAAGCGGCTGGAAACGCTGGAACGCCGCGCAATTGCCGGTGCGAGCTGGCGTGATTTCGGGGCCATCATCACCGTCAGGGATTTTGACGAGGCCGTGCGCCTGTCTGACCGGATTGCACCAGAGCACCTTGAGCTTTGCACGGCTGACGCTGACGCGCTATCTGCGAAAATCACCCATGCGGGTGCAATTTTCATTGGGGGTTGGACACCCGAGGCGATCGGTGACTACATTGGCGGCCCAAATCACGTATTGCCGACGGCCCGTTCCGCACGGTTCTCAAGCGGGCTTTCGGTCATGGACTTTATCAAACGCACGACCCTTTCACGCATGACCCCTGATGCGCTGGCCGCGATCGGGCCTGCGGCAGAACGTTTGGCAATATCGGAGAGCCTTGAAGCGCATGGCCTGTCCGTGCGCGCGCGTCTCGACCGCCTGAACAGAGGTGAGCCATGA
- a CDS encoding UPF0262 family protein, whose amino-acid sequence MSKIIHINIDDRNLPPPTPEIDQERKVAMFDLLEDNSFALPAREGRDVPPGPYKLELSIKERRLVFDIKQEDDSVAGEFHLSLGPFRQVVKDYFQICESYFDAVKTLPPSQIETIDMARRGIHNEGARVLQERLEGKADVDIDTARRLFTLICVLHFGG is encoded by the coding sequence ATGAGCAAGATCATCCATATCAACATTGACGACCGCAATCTGCCGCCGCCAACACCCGAGATTGATCAGGAACGTAAAGTGGCGATGTTCGATCTGCTGGAAGACAACAGCTTTGCCCTGCCCGCGCGAGAAGGGCGCGATGTGCCGCCCGGCCCCTACAAGCTGGAACTTTCCATCAAGGAACGCAGACTTGTCTTTGATATCAAGCAAGAAGATGACAGCGTGGCCGGTGAATTCCATCTGTCGCTCGGGCCGTTCCGGCAGGTCGTGAAGGACTATTTCCAGATTTGCGAAAGCTATTTTGACGCGGTCAAAACCCTGCCCCCCAGCCAGATCGAGACAATTGATATGGCCCGTCGCGGCATCCACAACGAAGGCGCACGGGTGTTGCAGGAACGTCTGGAGGGCAAGGCCGACGTTGATATCGACACCGCCCGCCGGCTTTTTACGTTGATTTGCGTGCTGCACTTTGGGGGCTAG
- a CDS encoding arsenate-mycothiol transferase ArsC, with protein sequence MAQDSTYAPLPQSVLFCCDHNSVRSPMAEGIMKKLYGKQCYIQSVGVKNDLEIDGFAVAVCAEMGVELSRHRSRSFDEMEDWGDDLSSFDLVLALSPASQRRALDLTQFYHLDVEYWPILDPTGLGESRDARLDSYRKTRDQITEKLVSRFGPASV encoded by the coding sequence ATGGCACAAGACAGCACATACGCACCCCTTCCCCAGTCGGTGCTGTTTTGCTGTGACCACAATTCTGTCCGCTCGCCCATGGCCGAAGGGATCATGAAAAAGCTCTATGGCAAACAGTGCTATATCCAGTCGGTTGGCGTAAAGAATGATCTGGAGATTGACGGGTTTGCCGTGGCTGTCTGTGCCGAAATGGGTGTCGAGCTGTCACGCCACCGGTCCCGCTCATTTGATGAAATGGAAGATTGGGGCGATGATCTGTCATCGTTCGATCTGGTGCTGGCGCTGTCGCCCGCAAGCCAGCGCCGCGCACTTGACCTGACGCAGTTCTATCATCTGGACGTCGAATACTGGCCGATCCTTGACCCCACAGGTCTGGGCGAGAGCCGCGATGCACGGCTGGACAGCTATCGCAAGACCCGCGATCAAATCACGGAGAAGCTTGTGTCACGGTTCGGCCCGGCATCCGTGTGA